One genomic window of Salvelinus alpinus chromosome 9, SLU_Salpinus.1, whole genome shotgun sequence includes the following:
- the ero1a gene encoding ERO1-like protein alpha — MKRYLFLGVLSMYYLQVSSSSSAAHGCFCQVTGSLDDCACDVETIDAFNNEQLFPKLQKLLESDYFRFYKVNLNKPCPFWTDNGLCGQKNCAVIPCTPNEVPEGIKTNGHHNKYSAEANNQECEKAETLGAVDSSLSKETRQALLEWNKHDDEAERFCVIDDEESPDSQYVDLLLNPERFTGYKGPEAWQIWNSIYEENCFKPYTVKRPLNPMVSYSGTDGKTFYSWLDGQCVEKRAFFRLVSGLHSSINIHLSARYLLDDNWFQKKWGHNVSEFQQRFDAQLTNGEGPKRLRNLYFLYLIELRALAKVLPLLQRPSFQLYTGQPTQDRQHKRVLLELLQVAKSFPLHFDETSLFAGNKEEAANLKEDFRLTFRNISRIMDCVGCFKCRLWGKLQTQGLGTALKILFSERQIEALPKSSSARLTFQLSRQEIVSLLNAFGRISTSIRELENFRSLLSKVR; from the exons ATGAAGCGGTATCTTTTTCTGGGTGTTCTTTCGATGTATTACCTCCAGGTGTCAAGCTCGAGCTCTGCCGCGCACGGGTGTTTCTGCCAG GTGACCGGTAGCTTGGATGACTGCGCTTGTGATGTGGAGACAATTGATGCCTTCAACAATGAGCAACTCTTCCCCAAACTTCAGAAGCTGCTTGAGTCTGACTATTTCAGGTTTTATAAG GTGAACCTGAATAAGCCATGTCCATTCTGGACAGACAATGGCCTCTGTGGGCAAAAGAACTGTGCTGTGATACCATGTACACCA AATGAGGTTCCAGAGGGAATCAAAACAAATGGCCATCACAATAAG TACTCAGCTGAAGCAAACAACCAGGAGTGTGAGAAGGCTGAGACGCTTGGAGCAGTGGACAGCTCCCTCAG TAAGGAGACCAGGCAGGCCCTCCTGGAATGGAACAAGCATGATGACGAGGCAGAGCGATTCTGTGTGATTGATG ATGAGGAGTCTCCTGATTCCCAGTACGTGGATCTACTGCTAAATCCAGAGCGCTTCACTGGATACAAGGGGCCAGAGGCCTGGCAAATCTGGAACAGCATCTATGAGGAGAACTGCTTCAA ACCATACACTGTGAAGCGACCTCTAAATCCTATGGTATCTTACAGTG GAACTGATG GGAAGACATTTTACAGTTGGCTGGATG GCCAGTGTGTGGAAAAGAGGGCTTTCTTTCGGCTCGTCTCTGGGCTCCACTCTAGCATCAACATACACCTGAGTGCCCGGTACCTCCTAGatg acAACTGGTTCCAGAAGAAGTGGGGTCACAATGTCTCTGAGTTCCAACAACGTTTCGATGCCCAGCTGACCAACGGTGAGGGCCCAAAAAGGCTGCGCAACCTCTACTTCCTCTACCTGATCGAGCTGCGTGCCCTGGCCAAAGTCCTGCCTCTTCTCCAGCGCCCCTCCTTCCAGCTGTACACTGGCCAACCCACCCAGGACCGACAACACAAACGCGTGCTCCTAGAGCTCCTCCAGGTGGCCAA GTCTTTCCCTTTGCACTTTGACGAGACGTCTCTGTTTGCTGGGAATAAGGAGGAAGCTGCCAATCTCAAG GAGGATTTCAGGCTGACCTTCCGCAACATCTCCAGGATCATGGATTGTGTGGGCTGCTTTAAGTGCAGGCTCTGGGGCAAACTACAG ACTCAGGGGTTAGGCACAGCCCTGAAGATCTTGTTTTCCGAGCGACAGATCGAGGCTCTGCCCAAATCCAGCAGCGCCCGGCTCACTTTCCAGCTCAGTCGCCAAGAGATAGTGTCTCTCCTCAATGCCTTTGGAAG GATTTCAACCAGCATCAGAGAGTTGGAGAACTTCCGATCACTGCTGTCTAAGGTCCGGTAG